Proteins from one Legionella taurinensis genomic window:
- the truD gene encoding tRNA pseudouridine(13) synthase TruD translates to MFDVTNWAYAGGKPESAAVIKSNPDDFQVNEKLGFELSGEGEHLYLYIEKRGLTTEELVKALAACLNKPAKAISYAGLKDKHAVTRQWICVHSLHNDVAEPDSLAGEGWRVLASQRHLKKLKTGVLAANGFQLILRAIDNPEDVEARLQRVRYQGVPNYFGDQRFGSQNLEKAWQLLTGNYRVKNPFLRGMYYSAARSFLFNHVLSARVDQMTWNRALAGDVMQLGGTHSIFTVEDIEEGIQQRIDEWDISPAGPLWGEGKERASLAALAIQQQALEPYADWCQGLEAQGLQRAWRPFVLAIKELNWLWLEPDCLQLQFELPPGSYATSVVRELTRCPE, encoded by the coding sequence ATGTTTGATGTAACCAATTGGGCTTATGCCGGTGGAAAGCCCGAATCCGCCGCGGTGATTAAAAGTAATCCGGATGATTTTCAGGTCAATGAAAAACTGGGTTTTGAGCTGAGCGGCGAGGGAGAACACCTTTACCTTTACATTGAAAAGCGCGGGCTGACGACGGAAGAACTGGTCAAAGCCCTGGCTGCATGCCTTAACAAACCCGCGAAAGCCATTTCTTATGCGGGTTTAAAGGACAAGCATGCCGTTACCCGTCAATGGATTTGTGTGCACAGTTTACACAATGATGTGGCTGAACCGGATTCATTGGCTGGTGAGGGCTGGCGGGTTCTTGCCAGTCAGCGGCACCTTAAAAAATTAAAAACCGGGGTACTGGCGGCCAATGGCTTTCAACTCATTCTCCGGGCTATTGATAATCCAGAGGATGTTGAAGCGCGTCTGCAAAGGGTTAGGTATCAGGGCGTACCCAACTATTTTGGCGATCAGCGTTTCGGTAGCCAGAACCTTGAAAAAGCCTGGCAGCTTCTAACTGGCAATTACCGGGTCAAAAATCCCTTTCTGCGCGGCATGTATTATTCTGCGGCGCGGTCTTTCCTGTTCAACCATGTTTTATCTGCGCGGGTGGATCAAATGACCTGGAACCGGGCTTTAGCGGGCGATGTCATGCAACTGGGCGGTACGCACAGCATTTTTACGGTGGAGGACATCGAGGAGGGTATTCAGCAGCGTATCGATGAGTGGGATATTTCTCCGGCCGGCCCGCTGTGGGGAGAAGGGAAGGAGAGGGCGAGTCTTGCGGCTCTGGCGATCCAGCAACAGGCCCTTGAGCCTTATGCGGATTGGTGTCAGGGGTTGGAAGCGCAGGGTCTACAGCGTGCCTGGCGCCCCTTTGTTCTGGCTATTAAGGAGTTAAACTGGCTCTGGCTTGAGCCTGATTGCCTTCAACTGCAGTTTGAATTGCCACCCGGGAGCTATGCCACCAGCGTGGTGCGAGAGTTAACCCGATGCCCGGAATAA
- a CDS encoding IS4 family transposase: MDFTWIARWIYSLFFNKAHKVYLAIDRTNWYWGKAKINVFMLSICYEGIAIPIFWRLLKKAGGTTGKEQIELLSRFINTFGKESIQGILGDREFPNKALIAWLVAENIPFYLRINGNVDVCIGKKKFKASAQLFSHLAPYQHQVFGMKVHVFGHSLYLAGSKNSREDLMIVITNQPPKNAIACYLRRWEIETLFASLKTKGWRFEDTRVIEPKRIEKLLVLLALGFVWAHRIGEWKASIKPIPLKKLRNQKRPKNSFFRLGLDHLRDLLTNHRINIKLFAKLSNWILFALDETVF; encoded by the coding sequence GTGGATTTTACCTGGATCGCTCGCTGGATATACTCTCTATTTTTTAATAAAGCTCACAAGGTTTATTTAGCCATAGACAGGACAAATTGGTATTGGGGTAAAGCCAAAATCAATGTGTTTATGTTGTCTATTTGTTATGAAGGAATAGCCATACCCATATTTTGGCGACTGCTAAAAAAAGCAGGAGGCACGACGGGTAAAGAGCAGATAGAATTATTATCTCGATTTATTAATACGTTTGGTAAAGAATCAATACAAGGCATACTCGGTGATCGAGAATTTCCTAACAAAGCACTCATAGCTTGGCTTGTAGCAGAGAATATTCCCTTTTATTTACGGATTAACGGGAACGTAGACGTGTGTATTGGCAAAAAGAAATTTAAAGCTTCGGCACAGTTATTCAGCCACTTAGCCCCTTATCAGCACCAAGTATTTGGTATGAAAGTCCATGTTTTTGGGCACTCACTTTATTTGGCCGGAAGCAAAAATTCTCGGGAAGACTTGATGATTGTTATCACAAATCAACCACCCAAAAATGCAATTGCTTGCTATTTGCGCCGTTGGGAAATAGAAACGCTTTTTGCCTCTTTAAAAACAAAGGGATGGCGATTTGAAGATACACGAGTCATTGAGCCTAAGCGCATCGAAAAGCTCTTGGTTTTACTCGCCTTGGGCTTTGTTTGGGCACATCGAATTGGCGAGTGGAAAGCATCTATCAAGCCTATTCCTCTTAAAAAATTACGCAACCAAAAAAGACCAAAAAATAGCTTTTTTCGATTGGGCTTAGATCATCTCAGAGATTTGCTCACCAATCACAGAATCAATATAAAATTGTTTGCTAAATTATCAAATTGGATTCTGTTTGCCTTAGATGAGACTGTTTTTTAA
- a CDS encoding IS4 family transposase → MKYISELSGILSQRLNWHKSRIDCFAQMLLALFMVRSVNLSEIAVAMDGDRASIDSRYKRVYRFFSKFEVDFTWIARWIYSLFFNKAHKVYLAIDRTNWYWGKAKINVFMLSICYEGIAIPIFWRLLKKAGSTTGQEQIELLSRFINTFGKESIQGILGDREFPNKALIAWLVAENIPFYLRIKGNVDVCIGKKKFKASAQLFSHLAPCQHQVFGMKVHVFGHSLYLAGSKNSREDLMIVITNQPPKNAIACYLRRWEIETLFASLKTKGWRFEDTRVIEPKRIEKLLVLLALGFVWAHRIGEWKASIKPIPLKKLRNQKRPKNSFFRLGLDHLRDLLTNHRINIKLFAKLSNWILFALDETVF, encoded by the coding sequence ATGAAATATATCAGCGAGTTGAGTGGAATTTTAAGCCAGAGATTGAATTGGCACAAGTCACGCATTGACTGTTTTGCCCAAATGTTATTAGCCTTGTTTATGGTGAGAAGTGTTAATTTAAGTGAAATTGCGGTTGCAATGGATGGTGATAGAGCGAGCATTGATTCCCGCTACAAAAGAGTATACCGTTTTTTTTCAAAGTTTGAGGTAGATTTTACCTGGATTGCTCGCTGGATATACTCTCTGTTTTTTAATAAAGCTCACAAGGTTTATTTAGCCATAGACAGGACAAATTGGTATTGGGGTAAAGCCAAAATCAATGTGTTTATGTTGTCTATTTGTTATGAAGGAATAGCCATACCCATATTTTGGCGACTGCTAAAAAAAGCAGGAAGCACGACGGGTCAAGAGCAGATAGAATTATTATCTCGATTTATTAATACGTTTGGTAAAGAATCAATACAAGGCATACTCGGTGATCGAGAATTTCCTAACAAAGCACTCATAGCTTGGCTTGTAGCAGAGAATATTCCCTTTTATTTACGGATTAAGGGGAACGTAGACGTGTGTATTGGCAAAAAGAAATTTAAAGCTTCGGCACAGTTATTCAGCCACTTAGCCCCTTGTCAGCACCAAGTATTTGGTATGAAAGTCCATGTTTTTGGGCACTCACTTTATTTGGCCGGAAGCAAAAATTCTCGGGAAGACTTGATGATTGTTATCACAAATCAACCACCCAAAAATGCAATTGCTTGCTATTTGCGCCGTTGGGAAATAGAAACGCTTTTTGCCTCTTTAAAAACAAAGGGATGGCGATTTGAAGATACACGAGTCATTGAGCCTAAGCGCATCGAAAAGCTCTTGGTTTTACTCGCCTTGGGCTTTGTTTGGGCACATCGAATTGGCGAGTGGAAAGCATCTATCAAGCCTATTCCTCTTAAAAAATTACGCAACCAAAAAAGACCAAAAAATAGCTTTTTTCGATTGGGCTTAGATCATCTCAGAGATTTGCTCACCAATCACAGAATCAATATAAAATTGTTTGCTAAATTATCAAATTGGATTCTGTTTGCCTTAGATGAGACTGTTTTTTAA
- a CDS encoding IS4 family transposase: MKYISELSGILSQRLNWHKSRIDCFAQMLLALFMVRSVNLSEIAVAMDGDRASIDSRYKRVYRFFSKFEVDFTWIARWIYSLFFNKAHKVYLAIDRTNWYWGKAKINVFMLSICYEGIAIPIFWRLLKKAGSTTGKEQIELLSRFINTFGKESIQGILGDREFPNKALIAWLVAENIPFYLRIKGNVDVCIGKKKFKASAQLFSHLAPYQHQVFGMKVHVFGHSLYLAGSKNSREDLMIVITNQPPKNAIACYLRRWEIETLFASLKTKGWRFEDTRVIEPKRIEKLLVLLALGFVWAHRIGEWKASIKPIPLKKLRNQKRPKNSFFRLGLDHLRDLLTNHRINIKLFAKLSNWILFALDETVF; encoded by the coding sequence ATGAAATATATCAGCGAGTTGAGTGGAATTTTAAGCCAGAGATTGAATTGGCACAAGTCACGCATTGACTGTTTTGCCCAAATGTTATTAGCCTTGTTTATGGTGAGAAGTGTTAATTTAAGTGAAATTGCGGTTGCAATGGATGGTGATAGAGCGAGCATTGATTCCCGCTACAAAAGAGTATACCGTTTTTTTTCAAAGTTTGAGGTAGATTTTACCTGGATTGCTCGCTGGATATACTCTCTGTTTTTTAATAAAGCTCACAAGGTTTATTTAGCCATAGACAGGACAAATTGGTATTGGGGTAAAGCCAAAATCAATGTGTTTATGTTGTCTATTTGTTATGAAGGAATAGCCATACCCATATTTTGGCGACTGCTAAAAAAAGCAGGAAGCACGACGGGTAAAGAGCAGATAGAATTATTATCTCGATTTATTAATACGTTTGGTAAAGAATCAATACAAGGCATACTCGGTGATCGAGAATTTCCTAACAAAGCACTCATAGCTTGGCTTGTAGCAGAGAATATTCCCTTTTATTTACGGATTAAGGGGAACGTAGACGTGTGTATTGGCAAAAAGAAATTTAAAGCTTCGGCACAGTTATTCAGCCACTTAGCCCCTTATCAGCACCAAGTATTTGGTATGAAAGTCCATGTTTTTGGGCACTCACTTTATTTGGCCGGAAGCAAAAATTCTCGGGAAGACTTGATGATTGTTATCACAAATCAACCACCCAAAAATGCAATTGCTTGCTATTTGCGCCGTTGGGAAATAGAAACGCTTTTTGCCTCTTTAAAAACAAAGGGATGGCGATTTGAAGATACACGAGTCATTGAGCCTAAGCGCATCGAAAAGCTCTTGGTTTTACTCGCCTTGGGCTTTGTTTGGGCACATCGAATTGGCGAGTGGAAAGCATCTATCAAGCCTATTCCTCTTAAAAAATTACGCAACCAAAAAAGACCAAAAAATAGCTTTTTTCGATTGGGCTTAGATCATCTCAGAGATTTGCTCACCAATCACAGAATCAATATAAAATTGTTTGCTAAATTATCAAATTGGATTCTGTTTGCCTTAGATGAGACTGTTTTTTAA
- a CDS encoding DUF5617 domain-containing protein gives MKIIIIGPAGSGKSTLRLLLAGESYAEVPSLSFGTEESKFSVGNEKVSLQEAAIPPEMIKYWFKDSQALLYCVDLSLPKPHHDSVKYAIEEIEAFQRLNPDAQIILVGTHADQTKKLPETQFKEINQSFGNRFNRAVAVSMTRKHALEEDFVDNLRQDVLGPLLNVSVQVDEEMESAVVIKHNKRYPEPPKPFPKSYGQLWQKGAGPRNNLESEVGNFHAALEILRDYSKSNNPETCSFFAPKVKLALTRHLFRHHTDVVDALYKEYYNKKGATAADLINALKQRLINQGDTLNLTGSLAQRIRFIERNANLQPTDFFKLNEQIADREIPISAPK, from the coding sequence ATGAAAATTATTATTATTGGACCCGCCGGTTCAGGTAAATCCACCCTGAGGCTTTTATTGGCAGGTGAGAGCTACGCCGAGGTGCCTTCCCTTTCTTTTGGAACAGAGGAAAGCAAATTCAGCGTCGGCAATGAAAAAGTTAGCCTTCAAGAAGCGGCTATACCCCCGGAAATGATTAAATACTGGTTTAAAGACTCCCAGGCTTTACTCTATTGTGTTGATTTAAGCCTGCCAAAACCACACCATGACTCGGTGAAATACGCGATTGAAGAGATCGAGGCGTTTCAAAGGCTCAATCCGGATGCTCAAATCATTTTAGTCGGGACCCATGCCGATCAGACAAAAAAGCTACCGGAAACCCAATTTAAAGAAATCAATCAATCATTCGGCAATCGATTCAACCGGGCTGTTGCTGTTTCCATGACCCGCAAACACGCCCTCGAGGAGGATTTTGTCGACAACCTTCGTCAGGATGTTCTTGGCCCTTTGCTTAACGTTTCTGTACAAGTTGACGAAGAAATGGAGTCGGCCGTGGTGATCAAACATAACAAAAGATACCCGGAGCCGCCCAAACCCTTCCCTAAAAGTTACGGGCAATTATGGCAAAAAGGGGCAGGCCCGCGTAATAATCTTGAAAGCGAGGTCGGAAACTTTCACGCGGCACTTGAAATTTTAAGAGACTACAGCAAGAGCAATAACCCGGAAACATGCTCCTTCTTTGCACCAAAAGTAAAACTGGCTCTCACCCGGCATCTGTTTCGTCATCATACCGATGTGGTCGATGCGCTGTATAAAGAATATTACAACAAAAAAGGTGCGACGGCGGCTGACTTAATCAACGCGTTAAAGCAAAGGCTGATTAATCAGGGGGATACGCTTAACCTGACAGGCAGTCTGGCACAGCGCATTCGGTTTATTGAGCGGAATGCCAATCTTCAACCCACTGATTTTTTTAAGTTGAATGAACAAATTGCAGACAGAGAAATCCCCATCAGCGCCCCCAAGTAA
- a CDS encoding NUDIX hydrolase, giving the protein MSSEKEWFKTINEIQAIAQNGLAYCKNEFDQERYLRLRELAAQLAAPASEKAPDIAHLFSFETGYATPKLDVRAFVVKNHKILLVQEKSDGLWTLPGGWVDVNESPSESVTRETREETGFHVKVIRLMALWDKLKHDHPPQWPHAYKCFFHCDIESGEVRPDKEIAQVDFFAIETLPPLSIHRVTEKQLQRLYETINQREALFD; this is encoded by the coding sequence ATGTCAAGTGAAAAGGAATGGTTTAAAACAATTAATGAGATCCAGGCGATAGCCCAGAATGGCCTGGCTTATTGTAAGAATGAATTTGATCAGGAACGCTACCTTCGCCTGCGTGAGCTTGCGGCTCAACTTGCCGCACCCGCCAGTGAGAAAGCCCCGGACATTGCCCATTTATTCAGTTTTGAAACAGGCTATGCCACGCCCAAGCTGGATGTGCGGGCTTTTGTTGTCAAAAACCATAAAATTCTGCTGGTTCAGGAAAAGTCCGACGGTTTATGGACTCTGCCGGGAGGGTGGGTGGATGTCAATGAATCGCCTTCGGAATCCGTTACCCGTGAAACACGCGAAGAAACCGGGTTTCACGTCAAGGTGATTCGCTTAATGGCGCTTTGGGACAAGCTCAAACATGATCATCCGCCGCAATGGCCGCATGCCTATAAATGCTTTTTTCATTGTGACATTGAGTCCGGTGAGGTTAGGCCAGACAAGGAAATTGCACAGGTGGATTTTTTTGCCATTGAGACGTTGCCGCCACTCTCCATCCACCGTGTGACAGAAAAGCAACTGCAACGTCTATATGAAACAATCAATCAGCGCGAAGCGTTGTTTGATTAA
- a CDS encoding Nif3-like dinuclear metal center hexameric protein, whose translation MITRQELVDYLNALLAVSEFNDYAPNGLQVEGQASIRRICTAVTASEDVIRQAAAVKADALLVHHGYFWRGEPPAITGMKGRRITELLRHQINLLAYHLPLDCHPELGNNAQLAKRLSVNEVAAHKAGGIDRLLWSGALNTPLSVNALAKQLDQALGRTPLIIAGGDKTIQRLAWCSGGAQDYIEEAYRLGVDAYFSGEVSERTYYQAKELGIHYFACGHHATERYGIQALGEHLAQTFQVQHQFIDSDNPV comes from the coding sequence GTGATCACGCGACAGGAGTTAGTGGATTACCTTAACGCCTTGCTTGCGGTCAGCGAGTTTAATGACTACGCACCAAACGGGTTACAGGTCGAAGGCCAGGCGTCGATTCGGCGCATCTGTACCGCGGTAACCGCGAGCGAAGACGTTATTCGGCAGGCAGCGGCAGTTAAAGCCGATGCCTTGCTGGTTCATCATGGCTATTTCTGGCGCGGCGAGCCGCCGGCCATTACCGGCATGAAGGGACGTCGCATCACCGAATTGCTGCGCCATCAAATCAATTTACTGGCGTATCATCTCCCCTTGGACTGCCATCCTGAACTAGGTAATAACGCGCAATTGGCCAAACGGCTTTCGGTTAATGAGGTGGCCGCACACAAGGCGGGAGGCATCGATCGCCTGCTGTGGTCAGGCGCGCTGAACACGCCACTGTCGGTAAACGCATTGGCAAAGCAGCTGGATCAGGCATTGGGGCGAACTCCCCTCATTATTGCCGGCGGCGACAAAACCATCCAGCGTCTGGCCTGGTGCAGCGGCGGCGCACAGGACTATATTGAAGAGGCTTATCGACTGGGTGTTGATGCCTATTTCAGCGGTGAAGTCTCAGAGCGAACCTACTATCAGGCCAAAGAATTGGGTATTCATTATTTTGCCTGCGGCCATCATGCCACGGAACGTTACGGCATACAGGCCTTAGGCGAGCACCTGGCTCAAACATTTCAGGTGCAGCACCAATTCATTGACAGCGACAATCCCGTCTAA
- the murA gene encoding UDP-N-acetylglucosamine 1-carboxyvinyltransferase: MDKLVINGGKALNGEVVISGAKNSALPIMAATLLATDNVTIANVPHLKDVTTMMELLGQLGAHLIVDEKMNVQISASQVNEFVAPYELVKTMRASILVLGPLLARFGRADVSLPGGCAIGTRPVDLHLKALKAMGAEITVKNGYIKARCRRGRLQGKPLVFDTVTVTGTENVLMAAVLAEGKTIIKNAAREPEVVDLANFLIQMGAQISGAGTPTIEVEGVDALRGGNYTVMPDRIEAGTYLTAGAITRGKVTVRRVKPDNLLSMLCKFEEAGAELTLGEDWVTLNMHGLRPQAVNIATAPYPAFPTDMQAQFMALNAIADGASSVIETIFENRFMHVQELQRMGAQIRLNGNTAMINGVERLTGAPVMATDLRASASLILAGLAAEGETFVERIYHVDRGYERIEEKLSTLGADIRRASSR, from the coding sequence ATGGATAAATTAGTGATTAATGGCGGCAAGGCATTAAACGGGGAAGTGGTTATTTCCGGAGCAAAAAATTCAGCGCTTCCTATCATGGCGGCCACCTTGCTGGCAACGGACAACGTGACCATCGCCAACGTACCCCACTTAAAAGACGTGACTACAATGATGGAATTATTGGGCCAATTGGGCGCCCACCTCATTGTTGATGAAAAAATGAACGTGCAGATTTCTGCCAGCCAGGTGAATGAATTTGTCGCACCCTATGAGCTGGTTAAAACCATGCGCGCTTCCATTCTGGTCCTGGGCCCCTTATTGGCGCGTTTTGGCCGTGCGGATGTTTCTCTGCCCGGCGGGTGTGCCATTGGTACCCGTCCGGTTGATTTGCATCTGAAAGCGCTCAAAGCCATGGGAGCAGAGATTACCGTTAAGAACGGTTACATTAAGGCCCGCTGCCGACGCGGCCGCCTGCAGGGCAAACCCCTGGTGTTTGATACAGTGACCGTGACCGGAACAGAAAATGTGCTCATGGCTGCCGTGCTGGCCGAAGGGAAAACCATCATTAAAAATGCGGCCCGTGAACCGGAAGTGGTTGATTTGGCCAATTTCCTCATTCAAATGGGCGCGCAAATCAGCGGCGCGGGTACGCCCACCATTGAAGTGGAAGGCGTGGACGCTCTGCGCGGTGGCAATTACACCGTCATGCCGGATCGCATTGAAGCCGGGACCTATTTAACCGCAGGCGCCATTACCCGCGGCAAGGTCACGGTCCGACGCGTTAAACCGGATAATCTGTTATCCATGCTGTGCAAATTTGAAGAGGCGGGGGCTGAATTGACCCTGGGTGAAGACTGGGTCACCTTAAACATGCACGGCCTGCGTCCCCAGGCAGTCAACATCGCAACCGCCCCGTACCCTGCGTTCCCCACGGACATGCAGGCTCAGTTCATGGCGCTCAATGCCATTGCTGACGGCGCTTCATCGGTGATTGAAACCATTTTTGAAAATCGCTTCATGCACGTGCAGGAACTGCAGCGCATGGGTGCGCAAATCCGCTTAAACGGCAATACCGCCATGATTAATGGCGTTGAAAGGCTGACCGGTGCGCCGGTGATGGCCACGGATCTGCGGGCCTCAGCCAGTTTGATTCTGGCCGGTCTTGCGGCCGAAGGCGAAACCTTTGTCGAGCGCATTTACCATGTGGATCGCGGCTATGAGCGTATTGAAGAAAAATTATCCACGTTGGGTGCGGACATCCGGCGAGCGTCATCCCGGTGA
- a CDS encoding BolA family protein yields MINNEEIEKKLSVIEGVHFVKVEGDGYHYHLTIVSDAFMGKTRVARQQWVYAQLKEYITSGRLHALTMKTWTQEEWGKQHG; encoded by the coding sequence ATGATTAACAATGAAGAAATAGAAAAAAAATTGTCTGTGATTGAGGGCGTTCATTTCGTTAAAGTCGAGGGTGATGGGTATCATTATCACTTGACCATTGTGTCGGATGCGTTCATGGGCAAAACCCGGGTTGCCCGACAGCAATGGGTGTATGCGCAGTTAAAAGAATATATTACCAGTGGTCGTCTTCATGCCTTGACGATGAAGACCTGGACTCAAGAAGAATGGGGGAAGCAGCATGGATAA
- a CDS encoding STAS domain-containing protein has translation MPTFKPDSLMTFDTAEACRRRLVDFLKQTRESDVIMDLSVVSHCDSAGLALLIEAQRLCRQLHKRCQITNIPPLVHALAEFCGLEKIVVS, from the coding sequence ATGCCCACGTTCAAACCAGACAGCCTAATGACATTCGACACGGCGGAGGCCTGCCGCCGCCGCCTTGTTGATTTTCTTAAACAAACCCGTGAATCAGATGTGATCATGGATTTAAGTGTAGTCAGCCATTGCGACAGCGCGGGGCTTGCGTTGCTGATTGAGGCACAGCGTCTGTGCAGGCAATTGCATAAACGCTGCCAGATCACTAATATTCCGCCCTTAGTCCATGCGCTGGCGGAATTTTGCGGTTTGGAAAAAATCGTGGTCTCCTGA
- a CDS encoding MlaC/ttg2D family ABC transporter substrate-binding protein — MQKIKTLLFFMACSLTSLLWAASNPVPMLETAANQILSTLEKNKASLKNNPQVIYRAVEQSLLPNVDVSGMSRSVLGRQAWMKATPSERQQFSQAFTQLVIRTYASPLAEYTDETVKFLPVRGSLEGRFLRVNSLIVRSNGKNIPLTYSLVVKNGEWKIYDLSVEGVSLLQSFRSQFAQALQNSNMQDLIKQMRERSKKAA, encoded by the coding sequence ATGCAAAAAATAAAAACCCTTCTTTTTTTCATGGCTTGTTCACTGACTTCTCTGTTATGGGCGGCCTCCAACCCTGTTCCCATGCTGGAGACCGCAGCGAATCAGATTCTTTCTACCCTGGAAAAGAACAAGGCCTCCTTAAAAAACAACCCGCAGGTGATCTACCGCGCCGTGGAGCAATCACTGCTGCCCAATGTTGATGTCAGCGGCATGTCGCGCTCGGTTCTGGGACGTCAGGCGTGGATGAAAGCGACCCCCAGCGAGCGTCAGCAATTTTCCCAGGCATTTACGCAACTGGTTATCCGTACCTATGCCAGCCCCTTGGCCGAATACACCGATGAAACCGTGAAATTTCTGCCTGTGCGGGGGTCGCTTGAAGGGCGGTTTTTACGGGTAAACAGCCTCATTGTCCGATCCAATGGCAAAAATATTCCGTTAACTTACAGCCTTGTGGTTAAAAACGGCGAATGGAAGATTTATGATTTGAGTGTGGAGGGGGTCAGTCTGCTGCAGAGTTTCCGTTCCCAGTTTGCTCAGGCACTGCAGAATTCCAATATGCAGGACCTCATTAAGCAAATGCGCGAACGCAGTAAGAAAGCAGCTTAA
- the mlaD gene encoding outer membrane lipid asymmetry maintenance protein MlaD, producing the protein MSKQRYIDISVGLFMLLGLLAFFVMAMKVSGISSFSSTKGYQVTADFTDIGGLKVRAPVTIAGVRIGEVTRIELQPGELNAKVTMLLRSDKPIPYEDVSARILTEGLLGSNYISIVPGFEDEGEGKHPYLREGDVIAKTQEAIILENLIGQLLFNIKK; encoded by the coding sequence ATGAGCAAGCAACGGTACATTGATATCAGTGTCGGACTCTTTATGCTGTTGGGCTTACTGGCTTTCTTTGTCATGGCGATGAAAGTAAGCGGTATTTCAAGCTTTTCATCCACAAAAGGCTACCAGGTAACGGCCGATTTTACCGACATCGGCGGTTTGAAAGTGCGGGCGCCGGTGACCATTGCCGGGGTTAGAATTGGCGAAGTGACGCGCATCGAACTTCAGCCTGGGGAACTCAACGCCAAGGTAACCATGCTGCTTCGCAGCGACAAACCCATTCCCTACGAGGATGTGTCGGCACGCATCCTGACGGAAGGACTGCTGGGATCAAACTACATCAGCATTGTTCCCGGTTTTGAGGATGAAGGCGAGGGCAAACACCCCTACCTCCGTGAGGGGGATGTGATTGCAAAAACCCAGGAAGCCATCATCCTGGAGAATTTAATCGGGCAACTCTTATTCAATATTAAGAAATAG
- the mlaE gene encoding lipid asymmetry maintenance ABC transporter permease subunit MlaE produces MLDRIARFGERGLNTLQTVGNSGLFLLGIFARKPDLPRLWPALRVQLYSVGFLSFLIIVVSALFIGMVVGLQGYNTLQKFGAASQLGQLLALSIARELGPVISALLFAGRAGSALTAEIGLMKATEQLASMDMMGVDPLGRVIYPRFLAGLISLPLLALIFSAVAVYGGYFIGVEWLGVDAGSFWSNMQASVNFRIDVVSGIIKSMVFAFVVVWIAVFQGFSCIPTAEGISQATTRTVVYSSLAVLGLDFLLTAMMIGGW; encoded by the coding sequence ATGCTTGACAGAATTGCACGCTTCGGCGAGCGTGGTTTGAATACATTGCAGACTGTAGGCAATTCCGGCCTTTTCTTACTGGGGATTTTTGCCCGCAAGCCTGATTTGCCGCGGTTATGGCCGGCTTTGCGTGTGCAATTGTATTCCGTGGGCTTCCTTTCTTTTTTAATTATTGTAGTATCCGCACTGTTTATCGGCATGGTGGTGGGTTTGCAGGGGTATAATACGCTGCAGAAATTTGGCGCAGCCAGCCAACTGGGGCAGTTGCTGGCCTTAAGCATTGCACGTGAACTGGGTCCGGTGATCAGTGCCTTGCTGTTTGCCGGCCGTGCCGGCTCTGCCCTGACGGCAGAAATTGGCCTCATGAAGGCCACCGAGCAATTGGCCAGTATGGACATGATGGGGGTGGATCCTTTAGGCCGTGTCATTTACCCCCGTTTTTTAGCCGGGTTGATTTCCCTGCCGTTGTTGGCCCTGATTTTTTCAGCCGTGGCGGTTTATGGCGGGTATTTCATCGGTGTGGAGTGGTTGGGCGTGGATGCAGGAAGCTTTTGGTCCAACATGCAGGCTTCGGTTAACTTCCGTATCGACGTGGTCAGCGGAATAATTAAAAGTATGGTTTTCGCTTTTGTTGTAGTGTGGATAGCTGTGTTTCAGGGATTCAGTTGTATTCCTACTGCCGAAGGTATCAGTCAGGCAACGACCCGAACAGTTGTGTATTCATCATTGGCGGTGTTGGGGCTTGATTTTTTATTGACAGCAATGATGATTGGAGGTTGGTGA